In Erigeron canadensis isolate Cc75 chromosome 6, C_canadensis_v1, whole genome shotgun sequence, the following are encoded in one genomic region:
- the LOC122603234 gene encoding probable low-specificity L-threonine aldolase 1: MVTAKTIDLRSDTVTKPTESMRQAMSKAEVDDDVLIYDPTARQLENEMARITGKEAALFVPSGTMGNLISVLVHCEIRGSEVILGDNSHIHIYENGGISTIGGVHPRPVKNNKDGTIDIGLIESAIRNPDFEICYPKTRLICLENSHANSGGRCLSVEYTDEVGALAKKHGLKLHIDGARIFNASAALNVPVHRLVQAADSVSVCLSKGLGAPVGSVIVGTKSFIARARILRKTLGGGMRQVGILCAAALVALQENVQKLETDHKNAKALADGLNKIKGLSVDVDSVETNIVYFDISDGSHITAMKLGKILEEHGILLMPDSSSRVRIVIHHQVSASDLQYTLSCIKQAMTGVADENGSN; this comes from the exons ATGGTGACAGCAAAAACAATCGATCTTAGGTCCGACACAGTAACAAAACCAACGGAATCCATGAGACAAGCAATGTCAAAAGCTGAAGTAGACGACGACGTTTTGATATATGACCCGACAGCCCGACAACTAGAAAACGAAATGGCCCGAATCACAGGCAAAGAGGCTGCCCTGTTTGTTCCCTCAGGAACAATGGGCAACCTCATTAGCGTTCTCGTTCACTGCGAAATACGCGGCAGTGAAGTAATACTTGGCGATAATTCCCACATTCATATCTACGAAAACGGTGGGATTTCGACTATTGGCGGTGTTCATCCGAGACCCGTTAAGAATAATAAAGATGGCACTATTGATATTGGTTTGATTGAATCCGCTATTCGAAACCCGGATTTTGAAATTTGTTATCCAAAAACTAGGCTTATTTGTCTTGAGAATTCCCATGCCAA CTCTGGTGGGAGGTGTCTTTCGGTTGAGTACACGGATGAGGTTGGGGCTCTTGCAAAGAAGCATGGTTTGAAGCTTCATATCGATGGGGCTCGTATCTTTAATGCATCTGCT GCTCTCAATGTTCCTGTTCATAGGCTTGTACAGGCTGCTGATTCTGTGTCG GTATGCTTGTCAAAAGGACTTGGTGCACCGGTTGGAAGTGTTATTGTCGGAACAAAAAGCTTCATTGCCAGG GCAAGGATTCTACGGAAAACTTTGGGGGGTGGAATGAGGCAAGTTGGCATATTATGTGCTGCTGCTCTTGTTGCTTTACAAGAAAATGTCCAAAAGCTTGAAACTGATCACAAGAATGCCAAGGCTTTAGCTG ATGGGCTAAATAAAATCAAGGGTCTGAGTGTAGACGTAGATTCTGTTGAGACAAATATT GTCTATTTTGATATATCAGATGGTTCACATATTACTGCTATGAAGTTGGGCAAAATATTGGAAGAGCATGGTATACTTTTGATGCCTGATAGCTCATCCAG AGTAAGGATTGTCATTCACCACCAAGTATCTGCAAGCGACTTGCAATACACATTGTCATGCATAAAG CAAGCTATGACTGGAGTGGCGGATGAAAATGGTAGCAACTAA
- the LOC122603738 gene encoding histidine--tRNA ligase, cytoplasmic, which translates to MAGEKRVLTLGGKGSSLSSASVFEFSTASSPMLLKIDPAALARLSSPSSSQFKLQLLVPDYLTPEEARASVLLLLYKILIGGSFPASVASQLLDLLNKDTQISTIDLDFDKQENVDMLRNCWPDITIQAICALLDYTVTSLATVSDAVAALSCDTLEANTSVAFSYFTDSGEGFSHKDRASVVSDLKVLLNGSTMPGKQQCDEVFSKIPIIHGRLRSLCKSVHSETRVELNSILSRHGSTCEDLTICFSPLADALKCLGESSWLRAKRCLEKLEEGNLFPTLVKSFNAGCPDIDKLEGSVMSFAAFKEEKNYIRSLHEVYTLSETVGKMLSWETNLSFILLEGREQKPVLENTDGVIAKSEKKNEKKKGANKKVIGKGTNIFMQFLKDRLQLNYSNLVDDSVLAEKVTQGFLSVFDLKDSGFQHLLQKVKDIVDSNESRRLPKIPKGTRDFAKEQMAVRNKTFSIVTDVFERHGAMALDTPVFELRETLTGKYGEDSKLIYDLADQGGELCSLRYDLTVPFARYVAMNGIKSFRRFQIAKVYRRDNPSKGRYREFYQCDFDIAGDETIGADFEVVKILTELLDELNIGEYEIKLNHRKLLDGMLDICGVPSNKFRTVCSSIDKLDKQSFDQIKKELIEEKGLDVETVEKIGSFVTLRGHPLSLLSELKKEGSEFLNNGSSSQALSDLEILFQALDSARCVGKVVLDLSLARGLDYYTGVIYEAAFKGATQVGSIAAGGRYDNLIGMFGSKTSVAAIGVSLGIERVFAIMEQNQKDDKQLIRPCKTQVLVSILGDDLPLAAKLVSLCWDAKLKAEFLLHKRLDKHLSRAKELGIPWMVIVGDRGVEEGMVKLKDTEARVDHKVPTSSFLDELVRLMKTPSPSSLEK; encoded by the exons ATGGCAGGCGAGAAACGTGTGTTGACGTTAGGTGGAAAAGGGTCATCACTCTCTTCAGCTTCTGTTTTTGAGTTCTCGACTGCTTCTTCACCTATGCTTCTGAAAATTGACCCGGCTGCGCTTGCTAGGTTATCTTCGCCTTCTTCATCTCAGTTTAAGCTTCAGTTATTGGTGCCCGATTATTTGACTCCTGAGGAAGCCAGAGCTTCTGTTCTTCTGCTCTTGTATAAGATTTTGATTGGTGGGTCGTTTCCGGCTTCTGTGGCTTCGCAGTTGTTGGATCTTTTGAATAAAGATACTCAAATTTCGACGattgatcttgattttgataaGCAAGAGAATGTTGATATGTTAAGAAATTGTTGGCCGGATATCACTATCCAAGCAATCTGTGCTTTATTGGATTACACTGTTACTTCATTGGCCACAGTTTCAGATGCTGTAGCTGCATTATCTTGTGACACGTTGGAAGCCAACACTTCAGTTGCTTTTAGTTATTTCACAGATTCTGGTGAAGGTTTTTCTCACAAAGATAGAGCTTCGGTTGTTAGTGATCTCAAGGTTTTGCTTAATGGCTCTACAATGCCCGGGAAACAGCAGTGTGACGAAGTTTTTAGTAAGATTCCTATTATTCATGGTCGTTTGAGGTCACTCTGCAAGTCAGTCCACTCTGAAACTCGGGTTGAACTGAATTCTATTCTGTCTCGACATGGTAGCACCTGTGAGGACTTGACCATTTGTTTTTCTCCACTGGCTGATGCACTCAAGTGTCTTGGTGAGAGTAGTTGGCTCCGAGCAAAACGTTGTTTAGAGAAATTGGAAGAAGGAAATTTATTTCCTACTTTGGTTAAGAGTTTCAATGCTGGATGCCCTGATATTGACAAACTGGAAGGATCTGTTATGTCTTTTGCAGCATTTAAGGAGGAAAAAAACTACATCAGGTCGTTGCATGAAGTTTATACTTTATCTGAGACTGTGGGAAAGATGCTTTCTTGGGAAACAAATCTTTCTTTCATCTTACTCGAGGGGCGTGAACAAAAGCCAGTGCTAGAGAATACTGATGGTGTAATTGCAAAATCAGAGAAAAAGAATGAGAAGAAGAAAGGCGCTAACAAAAAAGTCATTGGGAAAGGCACTAATATTTTTATGCAGTTTTTAAAGGATAGATTACAGCTCAATTATAGCAATTTAGTTGATGATTCAGTTCTCGCGGAGAAAGTGACGCAGGGTTTCCTCTCTGTTTTTGACTTGAAAGACTCTGGGTTTCAGCATCTACTGCAGAAAGTCAAGGATATTGTTGACAGCAATGAGAGCAGAAGGCTTCCTAAGATTCCTAAG GGGACTCGTGATTTTGCTAAAGAACAGATGGCTGTCAGAAATAAAACATTCTCTATTGTCACCGATGTCTTTGAGAGGCATGGTGCTATGGCACTCGATACTCCTGTATTTGAATTGCGAGAAACTCTTACTGGCAAATATGGCGaagattcaaagttgatttATGATTTGGCTGACCAG ggTGGAGAGCTTTGTTCTCTTCGATACGACCTTACTGTTCCATTTGCTAGATACGTTGCTATGAATGGTATTAAGTCATTCAGACGGTTCCAAATAGCAAAAGTATATAGAAGAGACAACCCATCTAAAGGAAGATACCGTGAATTTTATCAATGTGATTTCGACATTGCTGGTGATGAAACAATAGGAGCCGACTTCGAGGTCGTCAAAATTTTGACTGAACTCCTGGATGAGCTTAACATTGGTGAATATGAG ATAAAGTTGAACCATCGAAAGTTGCTGGATGGAATGTTGGATATTTGTGGTGTGCCATCGAATAAATTTCGAACCGTCTGTTCAAGTATTGACAAATTAGACAAGCAATCCTTCGACCAGATTAAAAAGGAATTG ATTGAAGAGAAGGGGTTGGATGTCGAGACAGTGGAGAAAATTGGTTCATTTGTGACACTGAGAGGGCACCCTTTGTCGTTATTATCAGAACTTAAAAAAGAAGGAAGTGAATTCTTGAATAATGGTTCATCAAGTCAAGCACTGAGCGACTTGGAGATCTTATTTCAAGCTTTAGACAGCGCAAGATGTGTAGGTAAGGTGGTTCTTGATCTAAGTTTGGCAAGAGGCCTTGACTATTATACTGGTGTCATATATGAAGCTGCTTTCAAGGGTGCCACACAG GTTGGTTCAATTGCTGCTGGTGGACGTTATGATAACCTTATAGGCATGTTTGGTTCAAAAACTTCTGTTGCTGCCATTGGTGTCAGTTTAGGAATAGAACGCGTATTTGCAATAATGGAGCAAAACCAAAAAGATGACAAGCAG CTTATTCGTCCCTGTAAAACACAAGTTTTAGTGAGTATATTGGGTGATGACTTACCGCTAGCAGCGAAACTGGTGAGCTTGTGTTGGGATGCAAAACTAAAAGCAGAGTTCCTGCTCCATAAAAGGTTGGACAAGCACTTATCTCGTGCCAAAGAATTGGGGATACCTTGGATGGTGATTGTAGGGGACCGTGGAGTTGAAGAAGGAATGGTCAAGCTAAAAGATACAGAGGCTAGAGTAGATCACAAGGTTCCTACAAGCAGCTTTCTTGATGAGCTAGTCAGACTTATGAAGACCCCCAGTCCCAGTTCACTAGAGAAGTAA
- the LOC122603916 gene encoding uncharacterized protein LOC122603916, producing MAFAAAAISSNVAFQFPNSRISHHKITSLPNHSLSLSFLRLSTSCHNYRFNQRNITCSASSAASSSDNDFNPYEVLGVNPIEGFDMVKAAYTRKRKDAERRGDEAAAARFEKAYDKLMMAQLSNRKKGVTFGSFQVSKDIKYADKQPLIPWGPRFTKSEVKDIRINMAISAAFIAWIVFARNAEWKPVQFLSFVFVYRIFEKLKAFEPPVSTTFTEEGEDEGRMMRMGKRLLRSLALAFGCIAFASLGYTGIVNLIEYFSGYVPVALYNNQEVIVTAATSLSLYFMASYYR from the exons ATGGCATTCGCTGCAGCTGCAATATCATCTAATGTAGCTTTCCAGTTCCCCAATTCTCGTATTTCTCACCACAAAATTACTTCACTTCCCAATCACTCTCTATCCTTATCCTTCCTCAG GCTTTCTACTAGTTGTCATAATTATCGCTTTAATCAAAGAAATATTACATGTTCTGCATCCTCTGCGGCTTCAAGTTCAGACAATGATTTTAACCCATACGAG gTACTTGGTGTGAACCCTATTGAGGGGTTTGATATGGTCAAAGCGGCTTATACACGAAAGCGTAAGGATGCCGAGAGGAGAGGCGATGAGGCCGCTGCTGCTCGT TTTGAGAAGGCGTACGATAAACTAATGATGGCTCAGTTATCCAATCGAAAGAAAGGAGTCACCTTTGGTTCGTTTCAG GTTTCAAAGGATATCAAATACGCCGATAAGCAACCACTTATTCCATGGGGCCCAAG GTTCACCAAGTCTGAAGTGAAGGATATTCGGATTAACATGGCAATATCAGCTGCATTC ATTGCTTGGATTGTATTTGCACGCAATGCTGAATGGAAACCTGTCCAGTTTTTATCCTTCGTATTCGTATATAGAATCTTTGAAAAGTTGAAAGCATTTGAACCACCTGTTTCCACTACATTTACA GAAGAAGGCGAAGACGAAGGGCGCATGATGCGGATGGGGAAACGGTTGTTACGTTCTCTCGCACTGGCATTTGGATGCATAGCTTTTGCATCTTTG GGATATACTGGCATCGTGAATTTGATTGAATACTTCAGTGGTTATGTCCCTGTTGCCTTGTATAACAATCAG GAAGTCATTGTCACTGCTGCAACTTCTTTAAGTCTTTACTTCATGGCTTCATATTACAGATGA
- the LOC122603198 gene encoding putative lysine-specific demethylase JMJ16 has product MGTELIRHHVKEEMDIPSIPPGFESLTAFSLKRVEDSKVASSSSVAASVPEPQPVKKEAGSEPSDDEKIKRFVRPRPWLNYNRVDSSSDDESESEQNHSSSGRIPKGVIRGCEDCSNCQKVLARWHPEEARKPDLLDAPVFYPTEEEFKDTLKFISSIRDRAEEYGICRIVPPSSWKPPCPLKEQTVWESSAFATRIQRVDKLQNRDSLNPILRPNSHKKRKKRRCMKLGTDQQTHISDTAAPVDVMVPEPCFGFEPGPMFTLKEFQKYADDFRTQYFRRNGTATDACSNPGIQDQWEPSLDNIEGEYWRMVERPTEEIEVLYGADLETGTFGSGFPKQACQVSGSDEKYVTSGWNLNNFPRLPGSLLSYESSDISGVLVPWLYIGMCFSSFCWHVEDHHLYSMNYMHFGASKMWYGVPGKDAIKLEAAMRKHLPNLFAEQPDLLHKLVTQLSPSILKSEGVPVFRCIQNPGEFILTFPRAYHSGFNCGFNCAEAVNVAPVDWLPHGHNAIELYREQARRTSISHDKLLLGAARDAVKAHWELNLLRKNTPDNLRWKDVCGKDGILSQTLKARVEIERVRRDFLCNTSQALKMEATFDATDERECSVCYFDLHLSAAGCHHCSPDKYSCLNHAKQFCSCASGAKFFLLRYDIKDLTILVEALEGKLSAIYRWAKLDLGLALSSYVSKDKQSSSIFGSPSKDPSSVASVSLLKDQNGQEKIREFLKSNGICDTGSKYSKESSSLGSIHKDIILLSDDEGGNSSAPLNTGHGVEAQVKKEACASNPENLSIHNVLSNKSQDLKTIKGTGDVNVENTGGALQQIPKQEDKVVIIGLYANSKTANNTQTALRGPAATQNRQKGPRIAKVVRRINCHVETLEYGVVQPGKLWCDSRAIYPKGFRSRVKYINVLDPTDMCHYISEILDAGKNQPLFMVSLEDHPSEVFVHLSPTKCWEMVRERVNNEISKQHKLRVLNLPPLQPPGSLDGMEMFGFCSPGILQGIQLMDRNRLCTEYWESRPFHSQSHENALLKLQESNTPNTDKNNGLTTDANNTISGLFKKANLEELNMFLSVLGNDGLTGNQQGVAKLLNEEILKRTR; this is encoded by the exons ATGGGGACAGAACTCATCAGGCATCATGTTAAAGAGGAGATGGATATTCCTTCAATTCCGCCAGGGTTTGAGTCGCTTACAGCGTTTTCTTTAAAACGAGTAGAGGATAGTAAAGTTGCATCTAGTAGTTCCGTGGCTGCAAGTGTGCCTGAACCACAGCCTGTCAAGAAGGAAGCAGGATCCGAGCCTAGTGATGATGAAAAGATTAAGAGGTTTGTTAGGCCTAGACCTTGGCTAAACTATAACCGAGTTGATAGCAGCTCAGATGATGAGTCTGAATCTGAGCAG AATCATTCTTCAAGTGGTCGGATCCCCAAGGGGGTTATTCGTGGATGTGAAGATTGTAGTAACTGCCAAAAG GTCCTTGCAAGATGGCATCCAGAAGAAGCTCGAAAGCCTGATCTTCTTGATGCTCCTGTATTTTATCCAACTGAAGAG GAATTTAAAGATACTTTGAAGTTTATTTCAAGTATTCGCGATAGAGCTGAAGAATATGGCATTTGTCGTATAGTACCACCGTCATCATGGAAACCTCCATGCCCTCTTAAGGAACAAACTGTTTGGGAAAGTTCGGCTTTTGCAACTCGCATCCAAAGGGTTGACAAACTTCAAAATCGGGATTCATTGAACCCAATTTTGAGGCCCAATAGCCataagaaaaggaagaaaagaagaTGCATGAAACTAGGGACTGATCAAcagactcatatctcagacacTGCAGCTCCTGTTGACGTGATGGTTCCTGAACCGTGTTTTGGGTTTGAACCTGGTCCAATGTTCACACTGAAAGAATTTCAAAAGTATGCGGATGATTTCAGGACTCAGTATTTTAGAAGGAATGGAACGGCTACAGATGCATGCAGCAACCCCGGCATCCAAGATCAGTGGGAACCTTCTTTAGACAATATAGAGGGTGAATATTGGCGTATGGTAGAGAGACCTACTGAAGAAATCGAG GTCCTTTATGGTGCCGACTTGGAAACTGGTACATTTGGTAGTGGATTTCCAAAACAAGCGTGCCAGGTGTCGGGATCAGATGAAAAGTATGTTACATCCGGTTGGAATCTAAATAACTTTCCAAGGCTTCCTGGGTCATTACTCTCATATGAGAGTAGTGATATATCTGGTGTTCTGGTACCTTGGTTgtacattggaatgtgtttttcCTCATTTTGCTGG CATGTTGAAGACCATCACCTATATTCAATGAATTATATGCATTTTGGTGCTTCAAAGATGTGGTATGGTGTACCTGGGAAAGATGCCATTAAGTTGGAGGCAGCTATGAGAAAGCATTTGCCTAATCTTTTTGCTGAACAGCCCGACTTGCTTCACAAACTG GTCACACAACTCTCTCCGTCCATATTAAAATCCGAAGGAGTTCCTGTTTTCCGCTGCATTCAGAACCCAGGAGAGTTTATTCTGACTTTTCCTCGAGCATATCATTCAGGGTTCAACTGTGGCTTCAACTGTGCAGAGGCTGTGAATGTAGCGCCTGTTGATTGGTTGCCTCATGGTCATAATGCCATCGAGCTATATCGTGAGCAGGCCCGCAGAACTTCCATTTCTCATGATAAATTGTTGCTTGGAGCCGCAAGAGATGCCGTGAAAGCTCATTGGGAACTTAATTTACTAAGAAAGAACACACCCGATAACTTGAGATGGAAAGATGTATGTGGGAAGGATGGGATCTTATCTCAAACACTTAAG GCTCGTGTGGAAATTGAGCGTGTGAGGAGAGACTTTCTTTGCAATACATCCCAGGCTTTAAAGATGGAAGCGACCTTTGATGCAACAGATGAAAGAGAATGCAGTGTTTGCTATTTTGACTTACATCTGTCGGCTGCAGGTTGCCACCATTGTTCACCCGATAAATATTCTTGCTTAAACCATGCAAAACAGTTTTGTTCTTGTGCTTCTGGTGCGAAATTTTTTCTTCTACGCTATGACATCAAAGATTTAACTATTTTGGTTGAAGCACTGGAAGGCAAATTGAGTGCCATCTACAGATGGGCGAAATTGGATCTTGGACTGGCTCTATCTTCCTATGTATCTAAAGATAAACAATCTTCTTCCATTTTTGGATCACCATCTAAAGACCCGAGTTCGGTAGCATCTGTTTCTTTACTGAAAGATCAAAATGGACAAGAAAAGATCCGAGAATTCTTGAAATCAAATGGGATTTGTGACACGGGTTCAAAATATTCAAAGGAATCATCATCACTTGGATCTATACATAAAGACATTATACTGCTTAGTGATGATGAGGGCGGGAACTCATCGGCACCACTTAATACAGGCCACGGAGTTGAAGCTCAAGTGAAAAAAGAGGCTTGTGCGTCCAACCCTGAAAATCTTTCCATTCACAATGTTTTGTCTAATAAATCACAGGACCTCAAAACTATTAAAGGGACTGGTGATGTAAATGTGGAAAATACAGGTGGTGCATTGCAGCAAATACCTAAACAAGAGGATAAAGTGGTAATTATTGGATTATATGCAAACTCAAAGACGGCGAATAACACACAAACTGCATTACGAGGTCCGGCTGCTACCCAAAATAGACAGAAAGGTCCTCGAATTGCAAAAGTGGTTCGAAGGATAAACTGTCATGTTGAGACTCTGGAGTATGGTGTGGTCCAACCAGGAAAGTTATGGTGTGATAGTCGTGCCATTTATCCTAAAG GTTTTCGAAGTCGAGTCAAGTATATAAACGTTTTAGATCCTACGGATATGTGCCACTACATTTCTGAAATTCTTGATGCAGGAAAGAATCAACCACTGTTTATG GTTTCATTGGAAGATCATCCAAGCGAAGTGTTCGTTCATTTATCACCCACAAAATGTTGGGAAATGGTTAGGGAGAGAGTTAATAATGAAATCTCGAAGCAACATAAGTTGAGGGTATTAAATCTTCCTCCTTTGCAGCCTCCTGGGAGTCTTGATGGCATGGAAatgttcggtttttgctcacctgGCATTTTACAG GGTATTCAGCTGATGGATAGGAATAGGCTATGCACAGAGTACTGGGAATCACGACCTTTTCACTCTCAATCTCATGAGAATGCATTGTTAAAGCTTCAAGAATCAAACACTCCCAATACCGACAAAAATAATGGTTTGACAACAGATGCTAATAATACTATCTCAGGTCTATTCAAAAAGGCAAATTTGGAGGAGCTAAacatgtttttaagtgttttggGTAATGATGGTTTGACTGGCAATCAACAAGGGGTAGCTAAACTTCTTAATGAAGAGATTCTTAAACGCACCAGATGA
- the LOC122605505 gene encoding pentatricopeptide repeat-containing protein At1g62260, mitochondrial-like: MLDGYVKKRDIANARQMFDEMPDRDTVSWNTMIKGYILLSDMKQAFSLVKEMPNPDVYTWNQFILWFSQRGKVDEAFEFFERIPARDRNTVSCNLMLGAYVGGKEIVKARKLFDDIPEKDGVSWNTMISGYFGCGWLDEGKMLFDAMPCKDGVSWNTVIRGYMENGRMDEALKVFDMAPNKDAVSWNTVIGGYAKNGKMDEALKLFNRALDKNAISWNTMVFGFLKNGDLENAVGLFKKAPEPYAASLGALVSSLVQKGELDEAQKILLESSCMDDDRVNLVHSYNVLIGGFVRRGRIEDARRIFDLIPLSKRNMVSWNRMINGYIEVSDMEEASTLFNKMPNPDVYSWNLLISGFTRRGKVEKACEYFERMPNRNTVTWNIMLNAYVRMRDIVKARQLFDEMAERDTVSWNTMLSGYVGCRRLEEAKVLFDSMPCKNIVSWNTIISGFAKNGRINEALSLFNQAPDRNIVSWNAMVTGFLQNRDLRNAVGFFKKMPERDAASLSALISGLIDNGELEEAEKILLEISLENDDRLDMVHAFNTLIAGYGRNGRIEDARRIFDQIPSYHDHMRSDRFKRNVVSWNTMIMCYVKAKNVYSARILFDEMTEKDTFSWNTMINGYIEVSDIEEACSLFMKMPNPDIYTWNSLISGFSQMGKVEQACELFERMPQRNRVSWNSIIAACEKNRQYTEAIELFIKMQLDGEKPDRHTLSSLLSACAEIADIQLGIQIHQQVTKVVAPDVPLYNSLVTMYARCGSITEANAIFDEMKFCKDVISWNAMIGGYAAHGYATKALEIFGLMKKALVKPTHITFISVLSACANAGLAEEGRLHFKSMVNEFGIEPRVEHYATLVDIMGRNGQLEEAMDVIKGMTIEPDKAVWGALLGASKVHNNMKLARVAAEALIRHEPESSTAYVLLHNMYADTGQWDDATEIKEFMKKYNIKKAAGYSLVESNFR; this comes from the coding sequence ATGTTAGATGGGTATGTTAAAAAGCGAGATATCGCAAATGCACGCcaaatgtttgatgaaatgcctgacAGAGATACTGTTTCTTGGAACACAATGATAAAGGGTTACATTTTATTGTCTGATATGAAACAAGCTTTTAGCTTGGTTAAAGAAATGCCGAACCCTGACGTGTATACATGGAATCAGTTTATTTTGTGGTTTTCCCAGAGAGGGAAAGTTGATGAAGCTTTTGAATTTTTTGAAAGAATTCCGGCAAGGGATAGAAATACGGTTTCTTGTAATTTGATGTTGGGTGCTTATGTGggagggaaggagattgtgaaAGCAAGGAAATTGTTTGATGATATACCGGAGAAAGATGGGGTGTCGTGGAATACTATGATTTCGGGGTATTTTGGTTGTGGGTGGTTGGATGAGGGGAAGATGCTGTTTGATGCAATGCCGTGTAAAGATGGTGTTTCTTGGAATACGGTTATTAGGGGGTATATGGAGAATGGAAGGATGGATGAAGCTTTGAAGGTGTTTGATATGGCGCCGAATAAGGATGCTGTTTCTTGGAATACGGTTATTGGTGGGTATGCAAAAAATGGAAAGATGGATGAAGCTTTGAAGTTGTTTAATCGGGCGTTAGACAAAAATGCTATTTCTTGGAATACTATGGTTTTTGGGTTTTTGAAGAATGGTGATTTAGAGAATGCAGTTGGGTTGTTCAAGAAAGCGCCTGAGCCATATGCTGCTTCTCTGGGTGCACTTGTGTCGAGTCTTGTTCAGAAGGGAGAGTTGGATGAAGCTCAAAAGATTCTGCTTGAGAGTTCCTGTATGGATGATGATAGAGTAAATTTGGTTCATAGTTATAACGTTTTGATTGGTGGGTTTGTAAGGAGAGGAAGGATTGAAGATGCTAGGCGTATTTTTGATCTAATCCCGTTGTCTAAAAGGAATATGGTATCATGGAATAGAATGATAAATGGTTATATTGAAGTGTCTGACATGGAAGAAGCTTCTACTTTGTTTAACAAAATGCCAAATCCTGATGTATATTCATGGAATTTATTGATTTCAGGGTTTACTCGGAGGGGTAAAGTGGAAAAAgcttgtgaatattttgaaaggatGCCTAATAGAAACACAGTAACTTGGAATATAATGTTGAATGCGTATGTTAGGATGAGGGATATAGTGAAAGCACGGCAACTCTTTGATGAAATGGCTGAAAGAGATACGGTGTCCTGGAACACAATGCTTTCCGGGTATGTTGGTTGTCGGCGTTTAGAGGAGGCAAAGGTCTTGTTTGACTCGATGCCATGTAAAAATATTGTTTCTTGGAACACAATTATTAGTGGGTTCGCAAAGAATGGAAGGATAAATGAAGCTTTGAGTCTCTTTAATCAGGCGCCAGATAGAAATATTGTTTCTTGGAATGCGATGGTTACAGGTTTCTTACAAAACCGTGACTTGAGGAATGCAGTCGGGTTTTTCAAAAAGATGCCAGAACGAGATGCTGCTTCTCTTAGTGCACTTATATCGGGTCTTATTGATAATGGGGAACTGGAAGAAGCTGAAAAGATTCTGTTGGAAATTTCGCTTGAGAATGATGATAGACTAGACATGGTACATGCTTTTAACACTTTGATAGCTGGGTATGGCCGGAACGGAAGGATTGAAGATGCTAGACGCATTTTTGATCAAATCCCATCTTACCATGATCACATGAGATCTGATAGGTTTAAAAGAAATGTCGTGTCATGGAATACTATGATTATgtgttatgtgaaagccaaaaATGTTTATTCTGCCAGAATTCTATTTGATGAGATGACTGAGAAGGACACATTCTCATGGAATACAATGATAAATGGTTACATCGAAGTGTCTGATATCGAAGAAGCTTGTAGTTTGTTCATGAAAATGCCAAACCctgatatatatacatggaaTTCCTTGATATCAGGGTTTTCTCAGATGGGTAAAGTGGAACAAGCTTGTGAACTTTTTGAAAGAATGCCCCAAAGAAACCGAGTTTCTTGGAATTCCATCATAGCCGCTTGTGAGAAAAATAGGCAGTATACAGAAGCAATAGAGCTATTTATTAAAATGCAATTAGATGGAGAAAAACCAGACAGACACACTTTGTCGTCCCTTCTGAGTGCTTGTGCTGAAATTGCTGATATACAACTGGGTATACAGATACATCAGCAAGTCACTAAGGTTGTTGCTCCAGACGTACCCTTATATAACTCTCTTGTTACTATGTATGCCAGATGTGGATCTATAACAGAGGCTAATGCAATCTTTGATGAGATGAAATTTTGTAAAGATGTGATTTCGTGGAATGCTATGATTGGTGGATATGCCGCTCACGGATATGCAACAAAGGCCTTAGAAATTTTTGGACTAATGAAGAAGGCATTAGTGAAGCCAACACATATAACCTTTATATCTGTTTTGAGTGCATGTGCAAATGCTGGTTTAGCCGAAGAAGGCCGTCTGCACTTTAAATCCATGGTTAATGAATTTGGTATTGAACCCAGGGTAGAACATTATGCCACCCTTGTGGATATCATGGGTCGAAATGGACAACTAGAGGAGGCCATGGATGTGATTAAAGGAATGACTATTGAACCAGATAAGGCAGTGTGGGGTGCATTACTGGGTGCTTCTAAAGTGCATAATAATATGAAGTTAGCTCGGGTTGCAGCTGAAGCTTTAATACGTCATGAACCTGAAAGCTCTACAGCGTATGTTTTGTTACATAATATGTATGCTGACACTGGGCAATGGGATGATGCAACAGAAATCAAGGAATTTATGaagaaatataatattaaaaaggcAGCAGGGTACAGCCTGGTGGAATCAAATTTCAGATGA